DNA from Triticum aestivum cultivar Chinese Spring chromosome 7D, IWGSC CS RefSeq v2.1, whole genome shotgun sequence:
CTACATATagggcaaaatgagtgaatccacactctaaaatatgttatatacatccgtatgtagtttgtactgaaatctctaaaaaaatatttagaaacggagggagtagtacataaaTCACTTAAATTATGCCACGACGATAGTTGTGCCAAGAGAATAAATTGCCTGAATGGTAGTACACAAGATTGCACTGCAGTAAGGGAATTTCAAGACTTGACGATAATATATACTCTTATGATTTGTTCGGGTTTTTGACATGTTTTACCATGTAAACATGATTAATAGTTTTTGGTTGGGTTTCCCACGTAAAACGGGTCATCTATTTTCTAAATGAGATCAATATACAAGCGGGGACTCCTCCCCCCATGattttgtttcaaagaaaatatatcCTCTAAGTCATCCTTTGATTTACAAGAATTATTTAGAAATTTTATAGAATTTTTTTCTTTGGAATCTTTTGGTTTGCATCAATGGATTCCTATTACTACACATGATTCAGGCATATCCTTCACATTTCTAAGAAAAAATTACCTCGCACCTAACAGAAAAATAATCCTACTCTATAAATCAAATGTTATCTCTTTTCCTACAGGATTTCTGACACATGtcacctcatctataatctataatacctaaatagttgatctCCACTAACtataattctctcaacatgcaacccTCCACATCACCAAATATGCCACATCATCATTCACTAAAACTATTTTGTAGCACATGCATACTCCGTGTTCAAGAATTCGTCCAATTAACTAGTTAACTTGTCAATTAATccagggtcaccgagtagccgataaactaaTAAATCGTATGATTAAtggattaacttgccgattaaccTATTAATCCCCTACGTACTCGCCAGCCAATTGAGCAACTACCAGTtaatgatttcctcaacaatgcgCATACTCCAATTTAATTGTTCCATTTCCATAAGGCGTCCCCCGCGTCGCTCCTGGGCGGCTCGGGGGAACCCCAGTCGTCGGCCGGCGGCGCCCCCCTTCGCCACCCCTTCTCCCCCTCGCCGCTGCCGGAAGATGCGGCCGGGCTAAGCCCGCGtcgtggacggcggcggcggggcgttccCCGCGCGAAGGCGCGCATCTCTGGTGGAGGGAGGCCGCTCCCTCGTCCTGCTCGGCGGTCCGGCGTTGCGGCGCTCCGGTGGCCAGGACCGCGGATCTGGAGGGTGGCTCCTCCGGTGGTCCCCTGGTTCCGGTTGCTGCTCGCGGGATGGCGCCTCCGGCTCCCTGCGGTCTGAGGCGGCGACTCTGCTTCGCTTCTCAGATCCGGCCATGGATGGGTTGGGGTGGCGGCCCTCCCACCTCTGCTTACCTGCAGGTTTGCTGGCCGGGAGTTGTGCGCCTCTTGTGGTTGCCCTGCGGAGGAGGGTTGCTGGGTCTGGCAGGCGGCCAGATCTGGCTCACCGCCGGTGCTGCTGGCCGACGGCAGCAAGGTGTggtggcggcatggagggcctggtggttgggTCGGCGTCATGTGTGGTTTGCCCTCCTGAcagatctgatctggccggtgcgacctcgatgtgcggcggctcagatcggcggcgagccgtgcacacgatgcttgatggaggttccttcagcggatccgggtgaaaacctagttCTCGGCTTTGCCAAGACCGGCGTTGGCGGCACTCTGttgtgtcattaccttcttgaaggcctcgccgtggagaagctccagacctctatctgctacctccgggggaaaccctagatcagtagatcagatGACGGCGGTGCGTTGGTGTCGcttcctccttgggggcgtcattcttggaggcgtacacaggttcgagggaccagtgggcggcttttttggtggagcggtgcttcatcctgcacattgatgacggcggagatcgatggcatggcgctgtggagactcggcgtccgatgcgcggagatgggctcgcgcaggaggaggttgctgtctggcgtcatggtgacgtcgattgcagagtggccagacaagatagaagcctcaatatgatctgaagacctgtggaagatggcggcgacgacacacgagtgcgtctgaccggattgtgccctagacccggtatgtggctcggctggggcttccgaatgagtttcggcttccggcttttgatgttaggcttaggtgagtggtttgggtagtggcccagctagcaccccctcATCatatttggataggagtagcggcatatgttgctaagttggtggattcaggcacattgttgtaatactttgtgcggtcctcgagaataatcaataaagtggccgtatgcatctcccagatgcagaggccgggggtcatcctccttttctaaaaaaaaaattgTTCCATTTCCAATGGTCCATCATACATGCATGCTCTTTGCTTAGACACAATTACTTCTGAAAATAATAGTTCTTAATTTAGATAATTTCATTCATACAAAAATTATCCAAAATTAATCATTCAAATCCAGCAACAAGGCGCGGGGAAATCACCTAGTATCCTATATACATAAGAGTGTGATCGCCGCTAATTTATTAATCTTAACATAcaagcatgccacctcatcatGCAATTATGAATGAAGTAAGACCCACCACAACATGCAACCACGCATGAAAAAAACATTCAGTTATTCATTTATATTCAGTAAATACTTTGCAAATCTAGATAATCGAATATAACAAGTCATATGTATTTTAAATTTTGGTTCTCATGTTATCAACCCAAAATTTCATCAACCAATCCCTATCCCTACAGTAATACGCGGGGTATCCTCTAGTTCACTATAACTTTAATTTTCCTATGATATTCATATTTTACGAACCAAAAGAGGCATTATAGTCTAAGATGGTTTTTTTAAGTGAGATCACAAGCAAGTGTTCTCACCTCACAACAATCCCCGATACGATTTTACATAATAAGGAGGTAGATTATCCGGTTTGGGAGTAGAAGTTGCAATATGTGCCTAGTCAATTGTTGAGTGTTGGGCCAGTGGATGATATTTCTCCCGCTTCCGTGCCGGTGCAGAAGCAATGATTACTAAGCTGGCTTCTGGCTGGGTGGCTTTTTCCGTCGATGGCTCATTCATTCAAGACACTGGTGCAGTGGGTAGGGGAATGATTCTAAGGGATAACAAGGTTGCGGTTATTTTCTTGACATATCGATTTATATTCCTCCGCAACAATGCCTTCGAAGCCGAAATTAGCGTCGTCTTAGAAGGCATGTCATTGAACATGCAATGGTCGAAGCTGGTAATAATTATCCAATCCGATAGTTCGGTGGCAATTGCTGTCTTGATAGATCAGTCACGAGGGGATATCAAGAAGCTCTCGGCTCTTCGTGGTTTATTACATTAAAAAGTGAGCATAGTCATAGTAGAATTCCTCATAATCCAGCTAATAATATTGAACATTCTGAAGGTAGCCACGCTTGCTGGTTGTGTTCTGTTATAGACACTGCTTCGGAATTTGTATTGGCAGACTGTAATACTATTCCCGAGGAATAAAATCAACTTTTTCTTTCATAAAAGATATTGAGTGCTGAAAAATGAAAAACACATCTTTTGCTCCACGTGAAATATTTCTCTTTTCTCCCATAACAGCAAAAACAGCTCCTCTTGCTATGAAAATCCAGTCAAAACGGGGGACGGGCGGTAGGAATAGTAGGCACGCGGCGTGCGGCCACGGAACGGATATGGACGCCGCGGTGTCCCTCTCCCTCGCGCCAAGATCGAAACGTGCGAGCAATGGCAACGTGGAAAACACCGGCAAGCCAACCGTCGCTCCTTCCGCCGGAACCAACCGCAACCGcaaccgcctcctcctccctccctatATAACCCCGCGCGCCACCACGCGGCAGCCTCATCCATTCCAAGTTTGCAGCCACACACCATTCCAGCTCCACCACGCGGTCAACCGAGGGAACAACACATCCGGATCCGAAATCTCCCAGCCTCCCACAGCTCCGTCGCGGCTCGTCCCCGTCGATCGACCTTGCGATTCCGTTTCTTGCCGCGCGTGCGCGCACCGCACAGCACATCCATGGCTGTCGCCGGAGGAGGAGTGGCGCTGAGCCTGCGCGGCCCGTCGGCCTCGGCGTCGCCGGCGGTGGGGCGGCTGCGTAGggtgtcgtcgtcgccggcggtgAGGTGCGGGGCGACGCGGGAAAGGATGCCGGCGGCGGCCCCGTACGGGGCGCTGGAGGAGGACCACTACCGGACGCTGAGGCTGAGGCCGGGCGCCTCCAGGGGCGAGGTCAAGAAGGCCTTCCACCGCCTCGCGCTGCAGTACCACCCGGACGTCgtgcgcgggggcggcggggacgGACGCCAAGACGACGCCATCGACTTCGAGCGGATCAACGCGGCGTACCAGACGGTGATGCGCAACATGCAAGAGGCGGAGGCGACGCTCGAGTACTGGCGCCGCCGCTACGGCCTCGCCGACGAGGACCTCGACCGGTACCGCCGCTACCtcaacgacgacgacgaggacgactgGTTCTCCGACTTCTGAAATCTCAAGGGCCGCTTTGCCATGGCAGAGGCAGCAGCGCTGTAAATAATTTGTGAAACGTCGCTCTCTGCTTCTCTCCTCGGTTTTATTGTGGAGGCGAGCTAGAGACGCAGAAATTCAGGGTTCTGACAATTGTAATTGGAACATTTTCAATTTCCTTGTCAATACAATAAAACATAGCAGGAATTATTCTAAATTGTGGCTCATGATTAACGCCTCTTCCCTTTTTGGATTTTCAAGGAAGGGTCGCCTCTTTCGTTCTCAGTGATAGTGCCACGGACTACTGAATGCGTGTAGGTGAAATAGTTCGGTTTTTTGCTGTAAAAAGTCCATCAATTTCCTGCATTTTCCAGTTAAAAAGACGTGAACTTCCAGTTCTGGCCACTGGATGTTTGATCCTCGTTGCATTTCCTTCTGAAGCAACTGTTATCTCCTATTCTTCTTAGCCCCCTAATCATGCAAGCGGACTAGCTGAGCAAGGACTGTAATTGCTCATATCTTATCTACCCACTTTGTGTTCTATGGGCGATAAACAAGGCGCATGCGCATCATGTACCTAAAATTTGCTTTTAAAATGTTTGTCATGTGCTGCTACATGGGTACAAGATTTCAGGAGCGCGGCTTGATTTAGATCCGAGAAGATACGTTCTTCAAGTACTATATCCCTATTGATTAGCCATGATGCAATGTTAGGTATAGTTGTCACTCACTGATTCATCCCTCCTACCACTCATTCATGCCAATGTCACAACAATTCAAATATTTCAGTTtcaattacaacaatcataccaattGAAATTGCAATTTCAACACAATCTTACGTATGTCAATTTCAATACACTCTCACATATTTTAATTTTAGAGAATTACAATTAAAAAACAAATATTTCAATGCCAGGTCACATATCTCAATGCAAATCACATATCGATTTACACAACCTGTCACATATCACATATTAGAAATTGCAATTTCATTACATCTCACCTCTTTTAGTTTCCTAATGTCACAACAATTCAAATATTCAGTTTCAATTTCAACAATCAGACCAACTGAAATTGCAATTTCAatacaatctcacatatgtcagtTTCAATACACCCCCACATATTTTAATTTCATAGAATCTTAAGTTGACCAAGCAAATATTTCAATGTCAGATCAAATATCGATTTACACAACATCTCACGAATCACATATAAGAAATTGCAGTTTCACAACATCTCACCTGTGTCAGTTTTCCAATGTCACAACAATTCAAAAATTCCAGTTTCAATTACAACAAATCAGACCAACTAAAATTGTAATTTCAATGCAGTATCACATGTGTCAGTTTCAATACATGCTTAATGGCAAGATGAGATGATGTCGACAAAGTAACCTCATGCAtgaataaatcccatctttttatccttaatagcaacaatacaaataagttgcatgtccctttctgtcactcggattGAGCAccccaagatcgaacccatcacaaagcacctctcccatagcaataaaaatcaatctagttggccaaagcaaatcaatagatcggagagaaatacaaagctatagtaatcatgcataaaagggttcgaagaaaactcaaataatattcatggataatctcgtcataaactcacaattcatcggatctcaacaaacacaccgcaaaaggtgaTTACAtagaatagaactccaagaacatcgagaagaacattgtattgaagactaAAAAGAGCGAGAGACgtctagctactaattatggacccgtaggtctatggtaaactgctcacacatcatcggaagggtagcaaggttgatgtagatcccctccgtgattgattccccctccggcacgaCAGAGTGCCGGAAAAATCCTCCAGATGCGATCTCGTCAGAAcaggaacttgcggcggcggaaaaagtattttgactggctctctgttggtttcccgattttagagaatttatagtgatggagttaggtcaaacggagccacgtgggccccatgagccaccggggcgcaccctggtgcctcgcgggccactgctccatcttctGGTCCTCTCCTGAAGCTTCCAAGGTCTCTTATGTCTAGAAAAAATattcaaaaagtttcgtggcatttggacttcgtttggtactgatattcggAAAAAccgaaaacaacaactggcactaagcactaagttaataggtaTGAGATATAATTGCTTGTAAATTCATATAAAATATTTAAGATTGATACTATACGTTGGAGACATGTTAGCTCTCTACAAGGTGGACCTACTAGGTGTGAAGTACCTGGTGCGGGGCCACCATCTAGAGAATCATGATAAGTGGTGTCAGATGGTATATGAAATCACGCTCAGCATCTACAAATCTAAATAAATTACAAAAATGTGATTTACAGAATACAACATCGACAATATTATAGGCTGGACTGGggcaattgcccccccccccccccccacgctctTCAGCATGTTGTATTTATTCAATAGTTATTTATGATTGGGCACACAAATCTTATAATCATATGGACACCATCATCCTGCCCCTTcacactccatgcccgagggcaaACCCCGCATGCCTGCCGTTCCATGGACGTGCGCGGATAGCCGGTTTTTGCTGTCGTTGTCAAGCACAGACACCGGACGCCCCAGTTAAGCGATGTCAGCACAGGAATGCATATATTTAGTCCATGATAATATAAGTTCCTATACTTATGAATTGCGTAGAAAAGACATAATTCTAATACTTGACACGGAGAAGAAATCACAAGGACATATATTGAAACCTTACTCCAATTCTAACGGGGAAGATCACATCCTGCATCTAGCAAAGCATCTTGCATGGATTAGTTGTGGGCACATTGGATAAGGACGCGTCGCCCAAAGGCACGCGACTGGTGCCTTTAGCTACAGACAAGGACGAGGCGAGCAGGAGGATTAGTAGGCGATGACGCCCATAAAAATTCATATGAATACAACCGTGTTCAGTGTACGATCGATGCACACATATTCAAATGGGTCATACGGGTTTCAATAGTGGATGATGCCCTTAATTATAAAGGAGTATGGACCGATCTCCACCattgatttgtgtgtgtgtgtgggtggggggggggggggggtggtgtacCGTAGCCGAAGTGTTTTGATATAAATGctttttaaaataattttcatGATATTTAATATATATTGATGAAGTATTTATGTCACAATGTTATAGTTGTTAGATCCATTGTACCTCATTGGCGCTAGGACCTCCATAATAGGCTGGCCCTGACTACCATCACACAAACCTATATACGCATGATCTGGAAGTGGTTCGTCTGGGCGACCACAACACAGTTGCGCACGAGAAGGCAACGGAAATTTTACATAGTGTGATGCACGTTCTTACTCCACTTGTTGTGGAGTGTGGCGTCAAAGTACTCGAGGCCCGATTGGGCGATAGCAGAAATCTGAAGCTGCATCACGCGGATAGTGGTGGTCGGGCAGCCAATGGTTCTGACATTGATGCCGAAGGGAGCACCATTTGCATCAAGATCCATGTTGTCTTTATATATAAATTTtatcttttttgtttcttccaaacAATAGAACATTTGACATTGAAACTTTGCAGGTCAACGATACACAAGTGTCATTCTATGCATAAAATGTTTTTTTGGTGAATCACAAATTTGTCAAATTACAAATTTTGAATAAGTTGCATCAATTTAAAATATTTTTGTTGTCCCAAAAGATTCAAAAGCATTTCTGCATATAGTAGTACTTGTGTGATGTTGATTTGCAAAGTTTCAAGTTCAAATGTCTTTTTATTTGCGAGAAACGAAAAAGAGAAGTTTGCCCGCATGAACTTTGATGTAAAAATGTACGGTGAGGCGATAGAAAGTGTAACTATATGGCAGTAGGATCACAACTTACCCCCATCGGAAACCTCACGGGGTTGTCAGCTCCTGAGAAGCGGTGGAAGGTAGGAGGACAACCAGTAGCAGGGATAAGCCACCCGGTTTTGCAGCATTTGCGGACAAGCTGGACACAAGAGCACGACGTTCTCGGACAGAGGTGACATACCGAAGAAACCGAGGAAGGAACCATAATGCACCAACGCAGGTGGGTACCAGTGGTACACATGAGGTAACCAAAATATCATGCTTCACGTAGTTCCTCCCTGCTGAAATACAAATCTGACTCAAGGGGACAGTAATGTAGGTCGTTGTTGTATTATGTGTGCATCCGGTGTGTTTGGAGCAATTCCGCTACACCTATGTACTGCTCCATACGGGATCAACGGGTGAGCTTTGGTGGAATTGTTTGATTGGATGGAAATTATGAGAGGGGACCCATGCAGTTGAATTCAAGgggtgtgtcgtggaattgtcacggcagatgtcctagtctgaggacttagtcgtgaggccaacgcatctatgtgatagcttgagaggggttgatcggaatcgagagacgcaacacaagacaaggatttagacagcttcaggccccgggaaacatcatccggtaacaaccctacatgttgtttgtggctaggtcccATTATGCTCAgtagggagtcgccgcataagccggctcccctttagttgtgtctagccttagcgattattttcttgcatgtccctctttggggagccctgcccctccttcttAAGTTGAAGGGGCGAGTTACATGAGGAGTCCTATTAGAATTAGGActagtctgttggaaatatgccctagaggcaataataaaatggttattattgtatttccttgttcatgataattgtctattgttcatgctataattgtattaactggaaaccgtaatacatgtgtgaatacatagaccacaacatgtccctagtaagcctctagttgactagctcgttgatcaatagatggttatagttttctaaccatggacattgtatgtcattgataacgggatcacatcattaggagaatgatgtgatggacaagacctaatcctaagcatagcacaagatcgtgtagttcgtttgctaagagcttttctaatgtcaagtatcgtttccttagaccatgagattgtgcaactcccggataccgtaggaatgctttgggtgtaccaaacgtcacaacgtaactgggtggctataaaggtgcactacaggtatctccgaaagtgtctgttgggttggcacgaatcgagactgggatttgtcactccatatgacgcagaggtatctctgggcccactcggtaatgcatcatcataatgagctcaatgtgactaaggagttagtcacgggatcatgcgttacggaacgagtaaagagacttgccggtaacgagattgaacaaggtatagggataccgacgatcgaatctcgggcaagtaacataccgatagacaaatggaattgtatacgagattgattgaatccccgacatcgtggttcatccgatgagatcatcgtggaacatgtgggagccaatatgggtatccagatcccgctattggttattggccagagaggtgtctcggtcatgtctgcatggttcccgaacccgtagggtctacacacttaaggttcggtgacgctagagttgttatgggaaatagtatgtggttaccgaaggttgttcggagtcccggatgagatcccggacatggcgaggagctccgaaatggtccggaggtgaagattggtatattggacgaagggtattggagtccggaattgtttcgggggtaccaggctatggccagcatgtccgaaaggggtttcggaggccccggcaagcgttggggggccttatgggccaaggggaaggggcaaaccagcccactaaggggctgtgcgcccctcccaacccctctcacgtaaccaggagaggtgggggcgccacccctagggcagccacccctcccggcttggggggcaagtttcccaggggtgggggcgcctaaacccatctagggttacccctgtggccgccgctcctcccctagggaaccctagggcgcctcctccaccccccttccccctatatatagtgaggaagagagagggcagccgcacccctggcctggcgcagccctctcctcctccaactcctcctcccctccgtagtgcttagcgaagctctgccggagaaccacgagctccattgccaccatgtcgtcgtgctgctgaaGTTCTCCCTCAAcgtctcctctccccttgctggatcaagaaggaggagacgcccccgggctgtatgtgtgttgaacgcggaggcgccgtccgttcggcgctagatcggatcttccgcgatttgaatcgccgcgagtacgactccatcaaccgcgttcttgtaacgcttccgcttagcgatcttcaagggtatgaagatgcactccctctctctcgttgctagcatctcctagattgatcttggtgacacgtaggaaaattttgaattatttctacATTCCcttacagtggcatcatgagctaggtctatgcgtagattctatgcacgagtagaacacaaagtagttgtgggcgatgatttgttcaatttgcttaccgttactagtcttatcttgattcggcggcattgtgggatgaagcggcccggacctgttggaaatatgccctagaggcaataataaataggctattattatatttccttgttcatgataatcgtttattatccatgctagaattgtattgataggaaactcagacacatgtgtggatacatagacaacaccatgtccctagtaagcctctagttgactagctcgttgatcaatagatggttacggtttcctgaccaaggacattggatgtcgttgataacgggatcacatcattaggagaatgatgtgatggacaagacccaatcctaagcctagcacaagatcgtgtagttcgtttgctcagagcttttctaatgtcaagtatcacttccttagaccatgagattgtgcaactcccggataccgtag
Protein-coding regions in this window:
- the LOC123167005 gene encoding chaperone protein dnaJ 8, chloroplastic; translation: MAVAGGGVALSLRGPSASASPAVGRLRRVSSSPAVRCGATRERMPAAAPYGALEEDHYRTLRLRPGASRGEVKKAFHRLALQYHPDVVRGGGGDGRQDDAIDFERINAAYQTVMRNMQEAEATLEYWRRRYGLADEDLDRYRRYLNDDDEDDWFSDF